tgaccatattgaattgattgtaatattcattgattgtattgttGCATCTCAttatccatgtgtaaaagttgaatctgatcgCATAGTTTGTGAAGgtgcttttgaaatgttttgtaacgttcttccagatattttatgaataaagtgtattttttttaaaaaaaatccagaatAAAGGGGGTGAACAATGGTCTTATCCCCACCatagccaccttgagggcaatgtgTAGAAGGgatggaaggatctgatggggaccaagtgttgcagactggcacattccaaggtccatgactacgtgctgagggaacgcactaaagcttggggcagctgccgcaaaggggaaaggttgctgtctaagacctttacAAAggcactgcatctctctccagaccttctttgcaaaggactgatcctttgtcccatGCACCGttagggctgatggcctgaaggtgctggggatatggtttggagggaccgGAGCACAcgctagaaactggaaggagcgagtgtctatgctgcaaagaaaactgggcatatgggagcgacgctccctctccattgcaggtaagaacttGTTCACCAGGTGTAAGGCACTCTCGCTGTacatggcacaggtctggcccattccacagtCCTGCGCAATGAtgatcacccaagccatctttcACTTTAGCTGGAGGTCGAAAacggatcgtgtccgcagggacgcaatgtataagcctctagataaggggggGAAAAACcatgcccaacattgccctcatcctgatggccacctttttgtgcagctgcatcaagctgtgcttaGACCCTTGGTATataaacaccaagtgtcactgcgtgccgaggttctacctgtccctggtgttgaaggatgggtctggccacgctgccgcagaATGCGCCAAGTAGTTGGACtatgctgtaccacctgtccctcgtggaaaaatttatgcagagcaacacctttgaccacaagtccatcaggcaatgGCCAGCACGTAACTTCTTAAAGtccctgcaggaaaaggagagggtggatcctgttggCTGGTTCACTGAGCAgattgtcaaagtcatttggcagaatgcctcatcgccagaactttccaacaagcaccaagatgtagcttggctggtggtgagtgAGTCAATGACCTgtctgccatagtgcactgaggcgCTGGGAATTGTGTAGACGccttgggctgtatgactcaTAATGAACGTatacattgaatactaattgtattgaagcacctcagagtgcaacatacTGTATGTCGATAACTCTAATACCAATGCagtgtctgtaatgaccatattgaaatgattgtaatatttattgatagtattgaagcacctcatgaccCACGTGTGCAAGTTGGATCTGATTGTACTTTAGAAATGTTTtttaatgttcttccagatattttgaataaagtacatttttcAAAAAATCCAGAATAAAGGAGCATAATCttaaattagagctaggccatcCAGAGGTTATGTTAACAAAGGGTAGTGGGGAATTTGGAACTTGTCCCCTCAAAGCAGTTATGCTTGGGGGCCAATTGAAAACTTCAAAATTCCTATGCTAGGCAAGTACCAAGTGTAACAGAACAAAGACAGGCAAAATGGAGTTTTAATAGAGAACATTCATGATTAATTGAACtggctcagtgggctgaatgacctctcttAAAAatgctgcatcttgtagatgcaagGTTTCagtgggaatttttaaaaaaagcacaagTTTTATTGCACTATTTGTTGTATTTTATTGGAATACCTTAGAAGTATATTCTAATTTCTGTAAAGAATACAAGTTTTAGCCTCAATTATTTTTGAATGACATTATTCAAACATCACAAGGACAAAAAGGTCAATGATTGATTATGCATTACTTCGGGTGAGTCACTGTTCATCTTCTTAAGTGGAGCTCAGTCCTCAACGAGGGTGAATGCGGATCACCCCAGCAACCAACAGCCCAAACAGGATCACAAACACAAGGATAGATAGAAATGTTGCAGCTATATTCAGGGTTTTAGATGTTGAGCTGTAATGTTCAGCCCCATAATTATCTCCCACAACTTTACGATCTCTAGACtgcaaatgaatgagagaaagaaagaaaggtgaAAATTTCCCAATGTTCTTTGGCCCCCAAGATTCAGCAACATCACCCACCATAGATACCAGTTCCAAAACACTTCAAATCACCacatcctcctccctccacccccacccactagcACACAGTATGcagcacttaaaaaaaaatgcagtgcAGAAACTCATGAAGTCTTCTTCAACATGACTTTTCAAAACCATTTATCCTACCACCTTGGACAAGATCAGCAGATGCATAAGAACACTACCACCATCCGCaacttccctccaagtcacacatcatcctgacttggaattatatcccCTCCTTTCACTgtaattgggtcaaaatcctggaactccctcctcagTAGCACTATGGGTGTATTGACACCAgttggactgtagcagttcaccaccatcttcaaagCAATAAGGAAGAAGtattggtcttgccagcaacactcattaCAAGGACAAGTTTAAAAAATTGATAGTGCATTGGTGCAACACTGGTTGCAGCCTGGTGAAGCTCAGTAATAGGGTGAATAACTGCTCTGAAGGTTCTGATCTTGTAGAGTGGTGATAGGGCTGCAGGTACTCTGTTACAGGGACCCATGACTGATTAGGAAGAACAGAAACAGGAGCTCAAGCCAGCCATACAGTCCCTTGATTCTGCTCCACCATTAAGGTCATGGCTGAACCTCTAtgtcaaccccacattcctcaaTTCATTTAGTGCAGTGATTTGCAAACTATAGTCAGAGATGGCATGCCCACAAATTAACATGAAATTCAACCCAAGGGTAGGAGCAGAGTGCACCGGCCATATGTATAGAGTGGGTTGGCCATCTCACCCAGGAGGGAGCAGACAAGGATATACAGACTTTGCAGCAAGAAGCTGATATATATAAGCAGGCATCCATTTTTTCCCTAATTATTATTAAAACACTTCACATGCAAACCACCCTCCTTTCAAAAATCAAGTAATATATAGCATTTAGATGGCTAAAATGAGATTACCAACTCACTTGGAATTTATAGATTTCTTAATCAAATAATTGAGAACTTGTTACCTGAAAAATCTACCAACCTCAGTTATAGTCAATGGAGAATACACAACCTTctagggtagaaaattccaaacatTCTCAACCCTCTGAAGGAATTTCtcatcagtcctaaatggccaaccctttAATGTGGGACCATGATACCTAGTTTTAGACTTGAGTTGCAGAAACCAACCTCAGCATCTACTGTGTCAAGCCCTTAATTGCATATGTTTCAATGCAAGTCCTGAATTTTTATTTGAAGCACTGGAAAACAAAACTATTTCCATTTTACAAACACTGCCCAGGGCTTCCAGGTGAGCTGGTCAAGCTTCACACCACTCTCACCATATGGTATTGTCTCAAGAGTAACAGCCCCTTGTTCCAGGTACTTTCCCACTGTAGTTAGTTCTGTGGACCTGCTTCTTTCAAATCTGAGCAGATTGCAGCAGGCAAAAGGTCATTATTCTGACTAAGGGGAAGGGCTAGAAAGCTCTTGAAGGGTCAGGACAACACATCAAGCCTTGAAACTTTCCTAGGGAATATTTGATACAGGTGCTTAAAAAAGTGCTTGGTGCTAAATAAGAGATAGCTTCTCCAAACAAGGGGAATTTCAGATAATGAGAAGGGGAATTTCAGATAATGAGAAGCAATGTCTTTTTTTGCTTGAGGAAGGAGCCAGACAGTTCAAGTATCAtacaatgatacagcacagaaggtagccattcagcccatgataGCTGTGTTGACTCAATGGTTATCTAATTCCCTGATCTTTTCCAACAGTCTCAAAAATACTTTTTAGAGAACTGGTTAGACCCCAGTTGGgatactgtgtccaattctgtacACCTTTGCTGAAGTGTGGTGCCAAGGGTAGAGGGGATTTACTAGAATGGGACCAGAGATGAGCGTCTTCAGTTGTgtggggagactggagaagctgagattgtgcTTGGGCGGAAGATTGAAGGGAGAGTTAATAGGTGGTGTTCAAAATTCTGAATGGGTTGGCTAGAATGAATAAGGAGAGATAAATTAAAAAAGGTAACAGGCAAAAGTACCAGAAGGGAGACAAAAATCTTAAAACGCAACTTACAACCTAGAATGCACTGCAAAaacattcaatagtaactttcaaaacggAGTTAACCTTAAAGGAAAAATTTGTTAGGGCTatgtggaaagggggtgggggcacGTGGTGGTGGTAGGGAGCAgtactaattggatagcttttacagagagccagcacaggcacgatagaCCGAACGGTCTCTCTTTCTGCGTTCATTATGTTATTATTCTTTGAGCTGTTTACATAAAAGATGTTAGTCAAGGGCAATGATCATTGATCCCAGTAAACACAGGTACGAGCGAAATCGGGGTCCAAGGCTAAAGACTATTCCCGCCCCACCCTCAATCTgcagctctgccttaaacatacacCCAGTAAGCGTTTATACAGAATTCTTAGactgcagtctctctctggcacagAAAAGATAACTATAGCGATTTGATGTTTAGACCCCGatagttttaaaaaaagttaaaaactcACCTTCACTGAAAAAATCAAAGCCAAGAACCCAAGGCAACAGAAATTACAGTAAACGAAGTTGAAAAGAGACCAGAGTACGTGGTCTTTGACAGGCAGAGTACTGACTCCCACCGTGGTGCTGGGCACATTGACGACGTGGTGTGGTCCCTGGAAAACGTGGAGCCCGCTATCTGCGCTAGGCTGGTTCATTTTGTTCTCCATAGCAGATTATAGCTAACAGCCGCTAGCAAGAGGTGAAATAAGCAATGCGGACACCCTGCTTATTTATAAGGAGCCGCACAGGGGCGGGGACAAGAACTATGTAATCACAACAGCAATGAAACTGCTCATCCGAACCCGAGGTGTTATAAACGAGTATCGACCCTTCAGTCTTATATATCAAAAGGAAGTCATTCTGGGCGGGCCCAAATAATTTCCTTAAAATCATTAACTCTACAAAATTTCGCTCCAATGTCTGAAAACCAAATATTTTCTCACAGTCGTAGGAAGCGCAGTATCCACAGCTGTCCAGCACAAAGATTAAACAGGCAAATTAGTACAGGCCTATAGGAAAATCACACAATTAATTACCACTATCCCTAGACCTATTGCTACCACACAAACCCTCTGACCGCCAAACCCAACTTCTTTGTTCAGGGACAATCACACagtttccagtccaatgaaatGAACTCCACCCCTGCAGGGAATCTTCCCTTCATCAGCAGGACTCCAGTGCCCACAATCCATTTCCCTGTAAACAGAGCCTGTGGCTGATTCCACAGGAATAGCACTTTGatactgctctgccattccatggctgatctgtgacctaactccataaagtcacctttgccccatatccctttggCTAACAG
This sequence is a window from Carcharodon carcharias isolate sCarCar2 chromosome 10, sCarCar2.pri, whole genome shotgun sequence. Protein-coding genes within it:
- the LOC121283423 gene encoding dispanin subfamily A member 2b-like, which translates into the protein MENKMNQPSADSGLHVFQGPHHVVNVPSTTVGVSTLPVKDHVLWSLFNFVYCNFCCLGFLALIFSVKSRDRKVVGDNYGAEHYSSTSKTLNIAATFLSILVFVILFGLLVAGVIRIHPR